The genomic region GAGGGGTCATTTCTCTTCGGTTGAAGTGCTATTTGCTTCAACTTGAAGGATAACCCCATTCAAAGCCGATGCTGGTAATGCCCTGAACCGTATACTGTGCATAGACTCCAGTGAGCTCCTTCTGGCTGTCATCAGGGGAGGCGATAAGAAGGGGCCACGTGGACATCCAAAACGGACGAAGGGCCGTAGGCTGGTGTGAGCGACCAAGGAGGAGAAACGCCTGAAGGAGCCGAGATCCTGAAATGTGTTCACCTTTCTGCAGGTGGAACTGCTGAGGGTTCAGACCTTCAGCTCCACATAAGTGACTCCAGGAGGAGCCGTGTCTCACCGGAAAGTGAGAAGAAGGGCGAGCCTTGAAGGATCTGGAGACCCCCCCAATCCCGGGTCCTCTATCCCCGCCGTCACCAGCAAGGACAGCCTGTCACGGCAGCATAATCCCTGACGGGACTTTGGTGCCTGAGTCAGGCTTCCGGGTCTCAACCCCTGCTCTGCCACTTTCAGGCTCCGTGCTTTGGGGCTTGTTACCCAGTGTCTCcgggcctcagtttgctcatctgcaaagtgggactGATTTGAGGGAGCAGTCATTGAGATCTTCCATCAGGAGAGCTCCCCAAGGTGCCCAGTCACCGTGATCCTCAGGAGGTACAGCTGGTCTCCTGTCTCAGAGCGGGGAGCTGACCCCGGGCCCAGCATTTGCAGGCCCCCACTAGACCAGGTGGGGGCCCCAGGAGCAGGTGACCTGTCTCTGTGACCTTCCCCCACCTCAGTGTCCATCCCAGAGTGTCCCCTCCTCACTGGCCCCGCCCACACTCTGGCCCTGCCCACACTCTGGCCCCCATGGTGCCTGCTGCTCTGGCCATTCCTTATCCCCGGGTCCCTGGGGCCCTGTAAATGCAGAGCAAATACCTACCCCAGGCCTGCAGCAAAGCCCCCATTTAACCATTAGGGGAAGACCCTGGAGTTGCTGCCTCTACGCTTCAATCACTGTTCAATCAGTGGTCTACTCTgaccctccttccttttctctttgaccCTAACCTGGGCAGAACTTCTGCTTTcccatactgctaagtcacttcagtcgtgtccaactctgtgcgaccccattgagggcagcccaccaggctcccccatccctgggattctccaggcaagaacactggagtggattgccattgccttctccctgctttCCCATAAGCATTCTCAAACTGAGAGACCATTTCTGGCTGAGCTGAGTTGGGGTTGAAAGGCGACAGTGGGGAGAAGCACCCCTCCCTTTCGGTCATCCCAGGAAGCAGAGGCCGGACTTGCAGGAGGAGAGCGGAGGGGACAGGGCTGGGGTGCAGGGGAGGAAACAGCAGAGGAAGAGGGACAGACCTCAGCTTACTCAGGAGACATCAGCACCCCAGTGAGGGTGCTGGGAGGAGggaccagccccctccccaggttcCCAAgactggggcaggggctgggatgCAGTGAGGGGCTCCAAGCCCTgctcctcagtcagttcagtcactcagtcgtgtccgactctttgcgaccccatgaaccacagcatgcaaggcctccctgtccatcaccaactcctagagtttacccaaactcatgcccattgagtcagtgatgccatctaaccatctcatcgtctgttgtccccttctcctcctgccttcaatctttcccagcatcagggtctttccaatgagtctgctcttcgcatcaggtggctaaaggattggagtttcagctttaacatcagtccttccaatgaacaccgtggactgatctccttttggatggactggttggatctccttgcagtccaagggactctcaagagtcttctccaacaccacagttcaaaagcatcaattcttcagcactcagcattcttcatagtccaactctcacatccatacatgaccactggaaaaaccatagccttgactagacagacctttgttgacaaagtaacatctctgctttttaatatgctgtctaggttggtcacaactttccttccaaggagtaagcgtcttttaatttcatggctgcagtcaccactgacagtgattttggagcccagacaaacaaagtcagccactgtttccccatctatttgccatgaggtgatgggaccagataccatgatcttagttttctgaatgagctttaagccaagtttttcactcttccctttcactttcatcaagaggctctttagttcctcttcattttctgccataagggtggtgtcatctgcatatctgaggttattgatatttctcccagcaatcttgattccagcttgtgcttcctccagcccagcgtttctcatgatgtactctacatagaagttaaataagcagggtgacaatatacagccttgacgtactccttttcctatttggaaccagtctgttgttccatgtccagttctaactgttgcttcctgacccgcttataggtttctcaagaggctggtcaagtggtctggtattcccatctcttttagaattttccacagtttattgtgatccacacagtcaaaggctttggcatagtcaagaaagcagatatagatgtttttctgaaactctcttgctttttcgatgatccagcgaatgttggcaatttgatctctggttcctctgctttttctaaaaccagcttgaatatctggaagttcatggttcactgcTCCTACTCACCTTCTAACACAGCCAAAACGACCCGTAAATACTTGAATCCCGGTGACATTATTTTGGAAGTCTCTAGAGGTATGGAAATAGGTACCTCCTCCAGGCCCAAATGTCTCTGTTATATGAAAGAACCAggtggggaagagaaaaaaattaacaccCAGTGACATGTTTCTGCCCAGAGGAGGACTAAGCCCCTCAGATGAGGGAACAGTCCTGAGAGCAGAGTCCGTCTGTGACAAGGCCCAGACCCCAGCCCTGGACggagggaggggatggagggGGGCCTCCAGGGGGATGGGCAGGGGGGACCCCAAGCCAGACTTACCCCCTGCCCAGTAGGTGGGGCTCCACAAAAGGGCGAGGGTCAGCCATAGCAGCATGGCTTCTGGCTGGAGAGTCAAGGGCTCCTGGGGAGAAGAGGACAGGCCATCCGATCTCAGAGAGGGGCCTCCCCTGACCTCCTGGGCCCAAGCATGGTGGGGGGCGGGCCTTACCGGGCCTGCGGAGTCCTGTGGTCCTGTCCTGGTGCTGGGAGTCTGGTGCCTGGGCACCCTCCTCTGGGTCCTTTATACCCTCCTGGACCGTGTGGCCCCCCAGCAGGAGGAATGGGCAAGGGGCCAGTGGGACAGGAAGGAGCTGGGGAGGGCTCTTCCTGGGGGAATCCGCAGAGCCATCCGGGGGAGGGGACGTGCTCTTTACTGCCTTGGCCTCGTGGTCACCACAAACAACACGTGACTAGGGGCATTTTACTGTCACCTCTGGGTTTCCCGTCTGGACCCTGCACCAGACCCTGACTTCAGCCATGGCGAGGTGTCCTGAGAGCCCTTCCCAGTTTGAGCAAACAGGGTTCAACCCCTCGGCTGCTTCAGCATAGCTGCCCCCAGCAGCTTCACGGGGCTCAGGGCTCCTTCCTCGTGCAGAACCCGCTTCAGGGCCTCACTCGGGCCTGGGCAGAGCCTTATGTGCCCTGGGCTTTCCCCTCCAACCCTCAGAGCTGCAGCGGACAGCTCAGTTCTGAGGGCCTGTGGCAGGTGGTAGAGACAGCCTGGGCCTGGCCCTCCATGGCCTGTCACTGGAAGACGCCTGTCACCTTTCCTTTGAGCCGGATCTGGTGTAGCTGGAGATGAACTGGGTCCTGTGGGCTATGGGATGACTGACAGCAAGGACCCCAGGACAGGAGGGGTCACAGTGGTGCTCCAGGTCAGCTCTCCCCAGAGCCCCTGGGGCCAGGCTGAGGGGTCACCTTGTCCTGGAGGGAGTGGGGGGCTTCTCGAGGGCTGGGGATCTGGGGGCCTCATGGTCCAGCAGGTCCAGGCTCCCTGTGACTGGATGGTGCTCAGGCTGTCTGCACAGCCTCCCCGACCATTGGGAAGAGTCACGGGGTCACAGAACTCAACACAGGGGTGACTGTGGGCATGGAGTTGGAGCCTGTCAGGTCTGAAcccccacttccctcctcccTGGCCCCCCTTTGGGAGCTCAGGTCACCCACGTGTCTCAATTGCCCACCTGTTATATGCGGGAAGCAATAGCCCCTCCTCGCAGGGGTTGTGAGATTTCAGTGACACCTTCTCCACCCAGGGTGAATGCCGGGGTCTTACCCCTGTGGGCAGGGGCGCCGGTTTTCCTTTGAGCAGACTTGGCAATCACTCAAGATAGtgcccttttttctcttttttgtctttttagttgctaagtcgtgtccagctctttttgaaaccatggtctgtagcctgctagCCTCCTCTGTGTATGGGGtttttcaagcaaaaatactggagtgtgttgctatttccttctcctggggatcttcccaatttagagatcaaacctgtgtctctctgcattgctggtggattctttaccagctgagccacaagggaaaccccagaatactggagtgggttaaatatcccttccccaggggtcttcccgacccaggtgtcaaaccggggtctcctgcattgcaggcagattcttcaccaactgagctatcagggaaggggTGGCTTCATATAAAAACCCACATttgtggggagaagggagcagaGGGCAGCTTTGTCTAGAAGCTGGCCCCTCCTTCTGGGCCTGCACTGGCCCCCCTGGACAGGCTCCTTAGAGCTCAGGCCCCCCTGACTCCCGTGGCAAAAGTGAGGCCCTCACCTGTCCTCCAGAGCTCTGCACACACCCCCAGAGGCCTCCATCCCTGTGATGCCTCTGGGCTGCGGAAGGGCTGTGTCCTCCTCTGGGCAGAAATAGCCAACATgtcactgtttatttttcttctcttccccacCTGGTTTTTTCATATGAGACATTTGGGCTTGGAGAAGGTACCTATTTTAACACTTCGGCAATGGCAAACCAGTCCAGTaccctcgcctggaaaatcccatggacagaggagcctggtgggctgcagtccatggggttgctgggagtcagacacggctgagagacttcactttcacttttcacttttgtgcattggagaaggaaatggcaacccactccagtgttcttgcctggagaatcccagggacgggggagcgtggtgggctgccgtctctggggtcgtgtagagtcggacacaactgaagcgacgtagcagcagcagcagcagagacttccAAAACAAGAGAGGGGAGGCCCCTCTCTGCAGGGGCAGAGAAGCCCTCGAGGAGCCCAGATCCTCCTGGGGAGATGGAGACACAGGAGGCCCAGGAGCCCTACAGGCAAAGCTGCTGGAGGAGGGGCCCAGAGGTGGCACCAGGGGCTTGTGTTCGTGCCCAGCCCAGCGGCAGGCGCTTCTGCTAAAGCTGCCAATTAGGAGGCTTCCTTCTCTCTGCAGACTGCCAGGGTGTGAGCTCAGAAGGAAGGTCTGTCTGGCTGGGACTCCAGGATGCAGTACCCAGGGTGGGAGTTGGAGGAAATGTTAGCTGCCAGCCTGGACCAGAAGGGGCAGACAGGACTTAACCGAAGGCACGGGGCGTGCGTTTTCCTGGAGCACAGGCACATAGCTATAAGGGATGCACACGGGAGCTCAAAAGATACTGCAGGCTCATCAGCGGATCCacttcaaacacacacacctgccaGCTCTCTGACAACAGGAGCTTGCACACGCTCCTCCACATGTATACACCATGCACACATAAACAGCAAGCCCCCATCCCCGGGgagctctcttcctgccctgcaaatggtGGCTTTCTCTCTGCGTCCTCACTGGGCAGACATAGGcagctctctggtgtctccttcACAAGGACTCTGATCCCCTCATGAGTGCTGCTGGTGGAAGCTACTTCTGTTGAAGAGtttcgtgtgtgtgtgagcaGTTCTCCTGTGATTTGATTTATTCCTGCA from Bos javanicus breed banteng chromosome 25, ARS-OSU_banteng_1.0, whole genome shotgun sequence harbors:
- the LOC133237981 gene encoding zymogen granule protein 16 homolog B-like, which codes for MLLWLTLALLWSPTYWAGETFGPGGGTYFHTSRDFQNNVTGIQVFTGRFGCVRSGGLQMLGPGSAPRSETGDQLYLLRITAVLAGDGGDRGPGIGGVSRSFKARPSSHFPVRHGSSWSHLCGAEGLNPQQFHLQKGEHISGSRLLQAFLLLGRSHQPTALRPFWMSTWPLLIASPDDSQKELTGVYAQYTVQGITSIGFEWGYPSS